Proteins encoded together in one Marinobacter sp. Arc7-DN-1 window:
- a CDS encoding putative zinc-binding protein: MTARKQRPLIYSCSGCSDVAQLANNAAVRLDHAGEFEMSCISGVGGKVPSLVKTARSGRPITVIDGCPLHCARACLENIGVEPDEHMRLYEFGFKKHYGQSYGDDAVEEVCEEVRRLASSDQLIARQA, encoded by the coding sequence GTGACTGCAAGAAAGCAACGCCCGCTGATTTACTCCTGCTCTGGCTGCTCCGATGTGGCGCAGCTGGCCAACAATGCGGCAGTGCGGCTCGACCACGCCGGCGAATTTGAAATGTCGTGTATTTCCGGAGTGGGCGGCAAGGTGCCCTCGCTGGTGAAAACCGCCAGATCCGGTCGCCCGATCACCGTGATCGACGGTTGCCCGCTGCACTGTGCCCGCGCCTGTCTCGAAAACATCGGCGTTGAACCTGATGAGCATATGCGGCTCTACGAGTTTGGCTTCAAAAAGCACTACGGCCAGAGTTACGGCGACGACGCCGTGGAAGAAGTGTGTGAAGAAGTTCGCAGGCTCGCCTCG
- a CDS encoding Crp/Fnr family transcriptional regulator, translating to MALSQTAETRHTKPVLVAVNKPFDDEGGLKVLRSHPMFSELSGKDLQQLIQQSRRLRLGHHQLLYRQDMPAHHFFFVISGRLRLYRLDSSGIDRTLDSIAPGDSIAEVMIYADPPRYACYAEALKSSEVLMIPIHAYQDLLESNLQYARAALRHYAKRAVSRFHDLEIMTVQSARDRLIRYLIDLLPNGPEEGGEVELPLPKCLVASRLAMQPETFSRILADLKSNGLVRVNRSRLFISDPQRLIEISQ from the coding sequence CCGTCCTGGTCGCCGTGAACAAACCCTTTGACGACGAGGGTGGCCTGAAGGTCTTACGCAGTCATCCAATGTTCTCGGAACTCAGTGGCAAGGATCTGCAGCAGCTGATCCAGCAGTCCCGAAGACTACGCCTGGGGCATCATCAGTTACTGTATCGCCAGGACATGCCGGCCCATCACTTTTTCTTCGTCATCTCCGGCCGCCTGCGCCTGTACCGCCTGGACTCCTCGGGGATCGACCGCACCCTCGACAGCATCGCCCCTGGCGACAGCATCGCCGAAGTCATGATCTACGCCGACCCGCCCCGGTACGCCTGTTACGCCGAAGCCCTTAAATCCAGCGAAGTGCTGATGATTCCCATACATGCCTACCAGGACCTGCTTGAGAGCAACCTCCAGTATGCCCGGGCAGCCCTCCGCCATTATGCCAAGCGGGCTGTCTCCCGGTTCCACGACCTGGAAATCATGACGGTCCAGAGCGCCCGTGACCGGCTGATCCGTTACCTGATTGATCTGTTGCCAAACGGCCCGGAAGAGGGCGGTGAGGTAGAGTTGCCATTGCCCAAATGCCTGGTTGCTTCCAGGCTGGCCATGCAGCCGGAGACCTTCTCCCGGATTCTGGCCGATCTGAAATCCAACGGACTGGTGCGGGTTAACCGCAGCCGACTGTTCATTTCAGATCCTCAACGACTGATCGAAATCAGCCAGTAA